The following are from one region of the Aspergillus luchuensis IFO 4308 DNA, chromosome 4, nearly complete sequence genome:
- a CDS encoding uncharacterized protein (COG:S;~EggNog:ENOG410Q09M) — protein MDYRSGRLLAHTDAFPSSSSALPRRRWSQLNPLHASPVVETVRPLQQTAPYRYEPALDESSRAQRTTTLRQLNGTPGTSSWRNHNRSATSRPSTSASQPVLVRAYSGGPHDTSSTATTMPSRRSFPFIGGSRSQRRGPALPSEEDFSIDGILRAIEPNIRQTLDSIGEICGRSRLSLANEYGSHIAPLGEIRAPPGGLVTVEEASSDHERQSDNVVIYDDENSVADGRDHSSLSQYRHWDGRRPSTGFPFRTPFSGAGSSSQAPPSTPRSPLALHAPAEEPALGALPTRQFASKPNSCGRTLLGTQTQSGSNILTPALVSEVLLDAQAEANATSSSDVPRGQELLGPSAMDSSAGYRGWIPPSLVAEVQALLSWLQYGAVAAGSEARQATAEMRLRAMLERDQTISNA, from the coding sequence ATGGATTATAGGTCCGGCAGGCTGCTCGCCCACACGGACGCTTTTCCATCGTCCTCGTCCGCTTTGCCACGCCGGAGATGGTCGCAGCTGAACCCTCTGCATGCCTCGCCGGTGGTCGAGACCGTCCGTCCTCTGCAACAAACTGCTCCCTATCGCTATGAACCCGCGCTAGATGAGTCCTCTCGAGCGCAACGTACCACTACGCTACGTCAGCTGAATGGGACTCCCGGGACCTCATCCTGGAGAAACCATAATCGGTCAGCTACTTCGCGACCCTCAACGTCGGCATCGCAGCCCGTGCTGGTTAGGGCATATTCGGGCGGCCCTCATGACACCTCCAGCACTGCTACCACGATGCCTTCGCGGCGCTCATTCCCATTCATCGGTGGCTCAAGAAGCCAGCGACGCGGGCCTGCTCTCCCATCGGAGGAAGACTTTAGCATAGACGGCATACTGCGAGCTATCGAGCCGAATATTCGCCAGACGTTAGACTCGATCGGAGAAATCTGCGGCCGCAGCAGACTCAGTCTGGCGAATGAGTATGGAAGTCATATCGCTCCTCTGGGCGAGATCCGGGCGCCCCCGGGAGGTCTGGTGACAGTCGAAGAAGCCAGCTCCGACCATGAAAGACAAAGCGACAACGTGGTTATCTACGACGACGAGAATAGTGTCGCCGATGGACGTGATCATTCGTCCTTATCTCAGTATCGACACTGGGACGGCAGACGACCATCTACGGGGTTTCCTTTCAGGACTCCATTTTCTGGGGCCGGCTCGTCCAGCCAGGCCCCGCCCAGTACCCCAAGATCTCCCCTGGCATTGCATGCGCCGGCCGAAGAACCCGCGTTAGGGGCGCTTCCTACGAGGCAATTTGCCTCCAAACCCAATTCATGCGGCCGTACACTGTTAGGCACGCAGACACAGTCGGGCTCGAATATTCTTACTCCAGCTCTTGTATCCGAGGTCTTGCTTGATGCCCAGGCTGAAGCCAacgcaacctcttcctcggatGTCCCGCGAGGCCAGGAGCTTCTCGGCCCTAGCGCTATGGATTCCAGCGCTGGATATAGGGGATGGATTCCGCCGTCCCTGGTAGCCGAGGTGCAGGCGCTTCTAAGCTGGCTACAGTATGGTGCCGTAGCTGCTGGTTCCGAGGCAAGACAGGCAACAGCTGAGATGCGACTACGAGCGATGCTCGAACGAGACCAAACCATTTCAAATGCGTGA
- a CDS encoding COG2 family protein (COG:S;~EggNog:ENOG410PNU6;~InterPro:IPR024602,IPR009316;~PFAM:PF08700,PF06148;~go_component: GO:0016020 - membrane [Evidence IEA];~go_process: GO:0007030 - Golgi organization [Evidence IEA];~go_process: GO:0015031 - protein transport [Evidence IEA]), whose protein sequence is MNRFRFGDSDESASEFDDDTSGLPFPEPLSRASFLSPDFDPAAYLSSLTNRHQSLEDLRQELRDLDQLLSRELLDLVNENYQDFLSLGSALNGGEEKVEQVRVGLLAFKRDVQSIRDKVEARQEEMVELLKEKKRLKTQANVGQVLLDYADRVEELERRLMIGDTPRPTQDGTPGESDSDSDLIESDSDDSDEDELPNGATTASLVSLKTLERHIQKYVYLTKLSSRIGDNHPFLQSQQPRMSKIRSAVLLDLKTALEQAKQAGDKRDTKTLAVLRLYKLMGEDTTAVSALKNLKS, encoded by the exons ATGAATAGGTTTCGC TTTGGCGACTCCGATGAGTCTGCGTCCGAATTCGACGATGACACCTCCGGATTGCCCTTCCCCGAGCCTTTATCCCgtgcttccttcctctcccccgaCTTCGACCCCGCGGCGTACCTATCCTCCCTCACCAATCGACACCAGAGCCTCGAGGACTTGCGACAAGAATTACGGGATTTGGATCAATTACTCAGTCGAGAACTCCTAGACTTGGTCAATGAAAACTACCAGGACTTCCTATCCCTAGGAAGCGCATTAAAcggtggggaggagaaagtcGAGCAGGTACGGGTCGGCTTGTTGGCATTCAAGCGTGATGTTCAGTCCATACGGGATAAGGTGGAAGCCAGACAAGAGGAGATGGTAGAGTtactgaaagagaagaagcgccTGAAGACGCAGGCCAATGTTGGGCAGGTCTTGCTGGACTATGCGGATCGAgtcgaggagctggaaagGAGATTAATGATCGGAGACACTCCCCGGCCTACTCAAGATGGTACCCCGGGCGAGTCCGATTCGGACTCCGATCTGATCGAGAGCGACAGCGACGAtagtgacgaggatgaactGCCTAACGGCGCAACTACTGCGTCGCTCGTTTCCCTCAAGACGCTCGAGCGTCATATCCAGAAGTATGTCTACTTGACTAAGCTGTCCTCTCGGATAGGTGACAACCATCCATTCCTACAGAGTCAACAACCGAGGATGTCGAAAATACGATCTGCGGTGCTCTTGGATCTGAAGACGGCCCTGGAGCAGGCAAAGCAGGCGGGCGACAAGCGGGATACGAAAACACTGGCCGTATTGCGTCTCTACAAGCTCATGGGAGAGGACACTACTGCCGTATCGGCACTCAAGAATCTGAAGTCCTAG
- the MRPL1 gene encoding mitochondrial 54S ribosomal protein uL1m (BUSCO:EOG092643Y5;~COG:J;~EggNog:ENOG410PNGA;~InterPro:IPR023674,IPR028364,IPR016095;~PFAM:PF00687), protein MASSYSSLMPSAARGILSSCRPALRPSPIAPILPSLQQVRTAAQARKVKGGDKTTKRKKGPREFKQKDLKDMQQFALCDAMRYLRAFEVGREPTNSKYEVHVRLKTRRDGPVIRNMLRFPHSVQTESRICVVCPPGTRHEKEARAAGAVLVGEQEVFDAVKAGKIEFDRCLCHPDSLDALNKAGLGRILGPRGLMPSVKTGTVVEDIAVRVDMLRGGTIYRERDAVIRVPVGQLGFSPEQLRDNLRATIDQIKKDAAGLNDRVTKEVYEVVLSSTNGPGFSLNGEFRSETSPESAALQGV, encoded by the exons ATGGCTTCCTCCTACAGCTCCCTCATGCCCTCTGCGGCACGGGGAATCTTGTCGTCATGTCGTCCTGCTCTTCGCCCGAGCCCAATTGCGCCTATTTTGCCCAGCTTGCAGCAGGTGCGCACCGCTGCCCAGGCGCGCAAGGTGAAGGGAGGAGACAAGACCaccaagagaaagaagggtCCGAGAGAGTTCAAGCAGAAGGATCTCAAGGATATGCAACAATTTGCGCTATGTGATGCCATGAG ATATCTCCGTGCATTCGAAGTTGGCCGCGAGCCAACCAATTCCAAATACGAGGTCCACGTCCGcctgaagacgaggagggaCGGCCCCGTCATTCGCAACATGCTTCGATTCCCCCATTCCGTTCAGACCGAGTCCCGAATTTGCGTCGTGTGCCCTCCCGGAACCCGCCATGAGAAGGAAGCTCGTGCGGCTGGAGCAGTCCTGGTGGGTGAGCAGGAGGTCTTTGATGCAGTGAAGGCCGGCAAGATCGAGTTCGACCGCTGTCTCTGCCACCCGGATAGTTTGGATGCATTGAACAAGGCTGGCCTGGGTCGGATTCTCGGTCCCAGGGGCCTGATGCCCAGCGTCAAGACGGGTACTGTGGTCGAAGATATTGCCGTGCGTGTGGATATGCTGCGTGGTGGTACCATTTACCGCGAGCGTGACGCTGTCATTCGTGTCCCCGTTGGCCAGCTCGGTTTCTCCCCCGAGCAATTGCGTGACAACCTGCGCGCAACGATCGaccagatcaagaaggatgcGGCCGGTCTTAACGACCGCGTAACCAAGGAGGTGTACGAAGTG GTCCTGAGCTCGACCAACGGTCCCGGCTTCAGTCTGAACGGAGAATTCAGGTCGGAGACCTCTCCCGAATCTGCCGCTTTGCAGGGCGTGTAA
- the CFD1 gene encoding Mrp/NBP35 family ATP-binding protein (COG:D;~EggNog:ENOG410PH4D;~InterPro:IPR019591,IPR028600,IPR027417,IPR033756;~PFAM:PF01656;~go_function: GO:0051539 - 4 iron, 4 sulfur cluster binding [Evidence IEA];~go_process: GO:0016226 - iron-sulfur cluster assembly [Evidence IEA]) has product MPLDGVKNVVLVLSGKGGVGKSSVTLQLALALTLQGKSVGILDIDLTGPSIPRLVGLEDAKITQAPGGWLPVPVHPSTITSTSSSQPDSTTTTTTTTTTTTESTIKHGSLRCMSLGFLLRSRSDAVIWRGPKKTAMIRQFLSDVLWNETDYLLIDTPPGTSDEHIALAEQLLTLCTIDASSSASGLPRLAGAVLVTTPQAVATSDVRKEVNFCVKTRIPMLGVVENMSGYTCPCCGEVTNLFSSGGGQVLAEEMGVRFLGKVPVDVGFGELVEGKVGGEEEEDSEDEDEGESAGKVDGEKKEEEERDERPLVERYRECWSYARFEEFSKTLIAEIEG; this is encoded by the exons ATGCCTCTCGACGGAGTCAAGAATGTTGTGCTG GTCCTCTCCGGCAAAGGCGGCGTCGGCAAATCCAGCGTAACGCTACAACTCGCCCTGGCGCTCACCCTTCAAGGCAAATCCGTCGGTATACTAGACATCGATCTCACCGGCCCCTCAATCCCCCGTCTAGTCGGTCTCGAGGACGCAAAAATAACCCAAGCGCCGGGCGGTTGGCTTCCTGTCCCCGTTCACCCATCCACtatcacctccacctcctcctcacaaCCAgactccaccaccaccaccaccaccaccaccacaacgaCAACAGAAAGCACCATCAAGCACGGCTCCCTTCGATGCATGTCCCTCGGCTTCCTGCTCCGATCCCGCTCAGATGCCGTAATCTGGCGGGGGCCCAAAAAGACCGCCATGATCCGGCAATTCCTCTCGGATGTACTATGGAATGAAACGGATTACTTGCTTATTGATACGCCTCCCGGAACGAGTGATGAGCATATTGCTCTTGCGGAGCAGCTTTTGACGCTTTGTACGATTGATGCTTCTTCGTCTGCGAGTGGATTGCCTCGGCTTGCTGGCGCGGTGCTGGTTACTACGCCGCAGGCGGTGGCCACGTCTGATGTACGGAAAGAGGTGAATTTCTGTGTGAAGACGAGGATTCCGATGTTGGGCGTGGTGGAGAATATGTCCGGGTATACGTGTCCGTGTTGTGGGGAGGTGACGAATTTGTTTTCGAGTGGTGGGGGGCAGGttttggcggaggagatgggggtGAGGTTTCTGGGGAAGGTGCCGGTTgatgttgggtttggggagttggtggaggggaaggttggtggggaggaggaggaggatagtgaggatgaggatgagggggaaagTGCTGGGAAGGTagatggggagaagaaggaggaggaagagagggatgAGAGGCCGCTGGTGGAGAGGTATCGGGAGTGTTGGTCGTACGCGCGGTTCGAGGAGTTTTCGAAGACGTTGATTGCGGAGATTGAggggtga